CCCGCATCCAAAGTGCAAAAGGGCAAGACCACGCACCGCGAGGTGCGCGCAGAGCGCCCTCGCGCGTCCAGCGCAGGAACGGTCAGATCGGCAAGACCCCGCCCCTCGGCGCCCGCGCCTGCGTAGAGGCACCGCCTCTGAAGTTTGTTGTGACCGGCGTCTCGGACGTCCGCAGGGCACTACCATGGCGGTGCGACAGGCGCTGGGCCGGGGCCTGCAGCTGGGTCGAGCGCTGCTGCTGCGCTTCACCGCCAAGCCTGGCCCGGCCTACGGCTGGGGGCGGCCCGGCCCCGCGGGCGTCCGGGGCCGCGGAGAGCGCCCGGGCCAGGCCGCAGGACCCGTGGCGGAGCCGCGCAGGCTCGGGCTCGGGCTCCCCGACCGCTACCGCTTCTTCCGCCAGTCGGTGGCGGGGCTGGCGGCGCGGCTGCAGCGGCAGTTGGTGGTGCGAGCCCGTGGCGGCGCGGGTCCTTGCGGCCGTGCAGTCTTTCTGGCCttcgggctggggctgggcctgatCGAGGAGAAGCAGGCGGAGGGCCGGAGGGCGGCCTCGGCCTGTCAGGAGATCCAGGTGAGCGCTGGCTTGGGGCGGGGCGAGGCCCAGAGTCAGGTTTAGACGGGGACCTTCAGCTggcgtgggcggggcctgggcgtgGGCGGGGTCGTGAGGTCTTTGGGGGCGGGGCTAGGGTGTGGGCGTGGTGAGGACGGGGCTAGGAGGGGTAAGCTTCTGGAGCCCTGAATTTAGGTAAGCCCAGATTTATGCTCCTCAGGCCTGGAAGTTCTTTGGCAATCACCAGTTGAGGTTCATGTTCAGTGTTACTGATCTGGCATGGGGACAGCACCTcatttgttttactgttttcCCTTCTCAAACATCATGTTTTGGAAGATAGGCTGCTAATGATACCTCCTGTTGCACCATTGTAATGgctttttgtaattaaaaaaaaaattaatgagccctggctggtatggctcggtggattgagcgcaggcctgctaACCGatgggtcaccagttcaattcccggtcagggcacatgcctgggttgtgggccaggtccctggtagggggtgcatgagaggcaaccacacattggttgtttctctccttcctccttcccttcccatctctctcaaaataaataaataaaagttttttttttaattaatgacaAATCATGACACCCTATCCCTGAGGTAGTTGTCATGCCCTATTTATGGATACGGACATGTGCTCAGAGGTAAAATAACTTGCTCAcaatcacacagctggtgaggtCTGGCcccccagagcctgtgccccTTGGCACTGAGCCAGGCTGCCGACACAACTCAGCCAGACAGTAACACAGCTGAGGCCAAAGTCAGAACTGTAAACAGCAGGAGAATACATCACACCCGCCCGTTTCTAACCTGTGTGGGGTTAATCAGGAGTGACCGGATATGTGGGGGTTCTCAGACTTTTAAAAGATGCTGAAAATAGCTCAGAGACCTCTGTTTCTACTCTACTAAACTCTTAGCGTTcgacagagaaataaaaccaatggGATGTGCTCATagaaacagatttattttaaggaagtcTCTCCGCAGTTCCAGGGGCTGGCAAGTCGGGCATCCgcagggcaggcaggcgggctggagacccagggcagAGCCACCGTCGCCATGCAAGCGTGGCGGCCATCTGCTGCCGGAGCTCCCTTCGTTTCCAGGGAGCCAGGCTGATTCAGTGCAGCTCCTGCAGCTTACAGTCGAAGGCAAGGGGCTGGAAGGTGGGGCGGCTTGCCCGAGGACGCCGCCAGCTAAGGGCCCAGCGGTGTCTCCCATTCCCCGGTTCCAGCCCCGTTGTTGTTGCTCAGGCCCAGAGTGTCTCGTGTTTGAGCTCTGGCTGGTTTGGGATGACAGGTGACGTCTGGCCCAGTCCCCAGCTGATGTCCTTGCCTTCGGCTACAGCTTAACTGGCAGAAGCCGAGGGAAACCTGATAATCCTGCTTAGATTTATGGAGGCTTTTCTTAAAGGAGGGGCTTGTCCGCCTGAGCTTACCACCTACACGTCCGTTTCTCACCCTTCTTCACCCTCCTGTGTCTTAAAAGTTTTAgttgacagtttttaaaattcagaggtttgatttctttttttaagaaaaatcagcAGATATAACATCTCTAACCCGAAAATTCCGTATGGAGTAGAATAGCAGCTGCTCCTTTTAGATGGAGGCCCATGGAGGGGGGATTCGGttatgaaagaggaaagagacaCGAGTGTGTGTTTCGCCCAGAGGAGACACAGGTGTCAGACgtgtgcatgaaaagatgctcaccaccACCAGCCGCTAGGGAAACGCAGGTTGAAAACACAGTGCGACATCGTTCCGTACTGACCGGAACAGCTGGAATCAAACACAGTGGTGACACCAAGTGCCGGTGAGGGAGCAGAGACTGGGCTGCAGAGGGGGGAGTAAAAAGTGGTCGCCGCTCTGGAAAGCAGCAGTTTCTTACACAGGGAAACACGCACTGCCACGTGACCTAGCCATCACAGTCCTGGGCACtgcccagagaaatgaaaacatttaaaccaAAACCTGTCCGTGGAAaggtttattttaaacaaaaaccttttgttaaaaacaaacaaaaaaaaaccctctttccactgctgctgtggaaaacagtacggcaGCTCCTCCCAGAAGTAAAAATGGGATTACCAggtgacccagcaagtccaccTCTTGGTGTATGCACAAGAGAGTTGAAAGCAGGGACTTGGAACAGGAATTTGTACACCCGTGTTCATAGCCTTGCTATTCACAACAGGTAAATGTGGAAGGAACCCAAgcgcccatcagtggatgagtggagtgttattcagccttaaaagaaAGGGGATTCTGACACatggtacaacatggatgaaccttggggACAACATGCTaaaggagccagtcacaaaaggacagtGACTGCAGGATTCCACTCACAGGAAGttcacagaggcagaaaggagagtgtgggctgccaggggctggggggaaacGGGATGGGGACGTACTGTTTAGTGGGTGTGGAATTTAAGTTCAAGATggaaaagccccagagccagatGGTGCTGGTGGTCACACAGCAGTGTGACCGTAGTTAATGCCACTGAGCTGTCTgcttaaaaatgggtaaaatggtCAGTTCTATGTCACATATTTTCTACCtcagttctttaatttttaagcCGCGCACAAGAATCTTAGCAGCATCACTCACAGCAGCAAAGTGGTATAAACAACCCCAGTGTCCTCCAGCAAGTGCACCGCTAAACAAACTGACAGTTCCGTACAGAGACGCTGAGCAGTAATGAGGAACTGACTGCCGATGCAGCTCAGCAGCCTAAGTGAAACTCACGGGCATTATGCGTAGTGAAAAAAGTCAGTCCCAAAAGGTTAGACTGTGTGTTCTATTTATGTAACATTCTTTAAATAACAGAActagagacagagaacagatcaGGGGATGCCAGGGGACAGGGACGGGGAGTGCAGTGGGGCAGATACAAACAGGTAACACAAAGTTCTTTTGTGGTGATGGAGCAGCTGTGGTGGTGCCTGCAAGAATCCATACATGGGATAGAGTTGCGTGGCTATGCACACACCAGTGAGTGCAGGTTAAAAAAGAtggggaggcctggctggtgcggctcagtggactgagcgccggcctgtgaactgaaaggtcactggtttgattcctagccagggcacatgcctgggttgcgggccagggccccagttaggggtgtgtgagaggcaaccacatgttgatgtttctctccctctctttctccgtcccttcccctctctctaaaaataaataaataaaatcttttttatttagaaagatgGTAAAACTCAGGTCTATAGTCTAGTTAACCGTAGTGTACCAGTGTCACTGTCCtgggttttttaaagtatattttattgattatgctattacagtagttccagtttttccccctctgcccccctccacctggtatccCCTTTCCTCCAGTAattcctcccttagttcatgtccatgggtcgtgcatataagttctttggcttctccacttcctgtgtgattcttaccctccccctgtctattttgtacctaccaattatgcctctgaatctctgcaccttttccgTCACTGGCTCGGTTTTCTGGACAAAAGAGTGAGTGACACGTGAAAGCAGTGGTTTGATTTGGCCCAGAAGCAGGTGAAGGGCTGACGGGGGAGTGGGAGGGTCTAGAGGGGGGTAACCGCTGACAGGAAGGGATCCAGAGATCAGACAGAATTGGAGGCGGAGCCTGGGCCCCTGGACCAATGATGTCACTGCCTGAAGCAGGGAAGGCCTCAGACGTGGGGGAAATGGGCTCTTTCCTAGTGCATCCCCACCAGCACCTGCATTTCCATCTCGTGTTTCCATCAGAATTCTTACgttcttatttcctttctgaCACCTGGGTGGGCCCACCAGATTCCTAAGAGGTGAAGACAGGATTTAATGACTCAGCGCCAGGGATGCTCCTGATTTCACCCCCTTGTGTGCAGCAGTGAGACCAGGATCACTCACCGTGGAGGGGCCACCGTTCACCACACACCCtgcccacccacagccctgcTTCCCGCCCGGAAGCTGCCTGCCACGCTCTCTGCAGAGGGAGCTGTCTGCGTAGTCAGAACTCCAGCATCGCGCTGGGGGCGTGCCAGGCAGCAAGGAGTGGATCAGCTGCACAATTTAACTGACGATGTCCAGTGTTGGGCTGTCCCGATGCAGTGAAACAACAGAGTTTGGGGGAAATTACTCTTTGAGTGCTGGGAGAGAAAGCCTGGATGGCCCAAGCCCAGGCCGAGCAGCCACACCCAGCTCCGCTGTGTTCTGACAGCGCCCAGGCTCGTGGTCACTGGGGCCCCCCCACCTGCTCTACCTCCTCCCCGCTTTCCTATTACGTGAGCCTTCCCGGTCCCTGGCTCACAGCGCTCACCTTTTGCCCTCACAGGCGGTCTTCACACAGAAAAGCAAGCTGCCCCCTGACCTGCTGGACTCCAGACGCTGGCGGGGCTTCCAGCTGGACGAGTACCTGATAGGGCAGTCCCTCGGCAAGGGCTGCAGTGCTGCTGTGTACGAAGCCGCCATGCCTGTGCGGCCCCGGAGCCGGGAGGAGGCAAAGAGCGCGGGGCTCCTTCCCGAGAGAGGCCCGGACATCACCCGGCCGGGAGCAGAGAAGGGGCGCGCTCCCCAGGCCCCCGCCTTTCCCTTGGCCATCAAGATGATGTGGAACATCTCGGTAAGGGCGGGCCGTTCATCCGCACGGTGCCAGTCTGGGGGCCCGGGTGGGGCTCTCCCCTGGAAGCAGACAGGGAGAGCCCCCTTCTCCACAGTCGGGTGCCTGTACCGTTAGGCTTCCTCCCCCTCTCACGCAGGAGCGTGAAGCAGCGTGTCTCAAAACAGTGTGTCCACGAATCACCTGGGGATGGGCAGGTCCTGACccgcaggtctggggtggggcccgagACCCTGCCTTCAGTAAGCTCCCAGGTGGTGTCCATGCTGCCGGTCTGTGAGCCGCAGCTGGAGCAGCAAGGGCCTACACCATGGGCTTCTCACCTGGCAGTCCTGGCCGGCCGGTCAGTGCATTTCCCGGCTGCACTCACCAgcgtcctctcccctccccctgacctgcctccctggggaggaggagccagtCAGCTCCTAACCCACCTCCACCTCACCTCCGGGTCAGAGGCTGGCTCGTCACCTCCTTGCTCTCAGTTCTTGGAGGACTCAAGGCTTTGGGAAATTAAGTGCATTCCCCCCACAAAAATGAAGCTTTTTGTCTATCCGGAGTAGTTCTTTTCCTTGCCCTTACACTAGGAGGGTTTAGAAAATTCACCCAGAcctgcctccctttctcccacccggAGCACCTGTGCAGCGCTGAGGCAGAGACAGCCTGGCCGCTGGTGCCGGGTGCGGAAGAGTGCGTGCGTGCGGTGCCCCGTTCTGATCTGGGGGAGCAGGGCGGCTAGACGGCGGCACTTCCAAGCTGCGTTAATAGCTAACAAGTAGCCAGACCCTCTGCCTACGAAACATCCAGTCAAAGCATCACAGCTGCCGCTGGCTGGGTGCTACAGCTGTCGCCTTCACAACAGCTGAAAGGCTCGATTCTTACAGGGTCTCCATACTTAAGCTTCGTGGGTGCCGAGAGCTGTTCATAGTGAAGTGAGGAAAATGAGGTGATTTTCCTCtctgggtgttttgtttgtttcttactgGGGGACAGGAAGGCTGTTCTGTGAGTCAGCACAGCTCTACCCAGGGCGGGCTTGTCTGGCTCTGGCCTGGCTGCTGAAGGGGCCTACAAGGACGAGTCTGGCGGTGGCCAGATGCCCTGTGGCAGAAGAAGGGTCCCACGCCCTGCTCACCTTGCCATCTCTTCCTGCCCTGGCATGTGAGCGGCCCGAGTTTAAGTGTGGGGAGCGTCCTCTCAGTCGGCATGGGTGGCAGCCTTGCCCTTGCTCCCAGGAGAAACTGACCTTGGCTTGACACTTTAGAGAGGTTATCCTGAAGGTCAAAGCCAATTTTGGACAGGGTAGCCGTTCTGGTCCCGATACAAGGAGGGCTTGGACGTGCCATTCTGCTCGGGTCTGTGTAACCCTGGGTTTGCTGTGGATGCATTTCAGGCCGGCTCCTCCAGCGAAGCCATCTTGAGCGAGATGGGCCGAGAGCTGGTCCCAGCCAGCCGGACGGCCCTGGCCGGGGAGTACGGAGCAGTCACTCACAGGTGAGCGCCCGTCTGCCCACCGGACTGGATGTGAGTGTTCTGAGAGCACAACGGTTGTCTGTGTCctcagcactcagcacagtgtctgacacgGCTCACAGGGCACGGTGAATGCCGACTGACTGATGGGGGTGGTGATGGGTTTCAGCGGGCAGACGAGTCCCTCGGGAGTGACTGCAGGTCACCTGACCCCACTGGAGGTGCCCGGGGCTGGTGCACCCTGGAGCGGGGGAGAGGCCCTCCCAAAACGCCGTTTCGGAAAGTGGAATATCGACCCGATTTCTGCTTCTGCCTAAGTAGCGCCCATGTGGAGCACCGACTCTGCTCCCAGCAGGGGTGACATCCTTTCCTCTGGTAGCCGCAGCACACCTAGCGGTGCCGAGATTTTAAAAAGGCCTCTTCTCCAGTTCTCCGTGAGGCCCAGCAGCCGGACACCTCAGGAGCAGAGTCAGGGGTGGTGTGTTCTAGAATGGTGTGTCCAGAGTCCAGAGGTGGTGTGTATGTGGTGCGGGTGGGGCCATTCAGAAAGGCCTCTTGTCCCCTCTTAAAGGGCCACTTCTTGCTGCTTTTTGAGGGTGAATGGGCAGTAGCTCAGCAAAGCAGCAGGAAAAAGGCATTGTTCTTGGGGAAGAGCGGGTGGACGGCAGCCGGGCTGGCAGTGGCTTTGCAAGTCCCGTGTCCACGTGTGTGAGCTGGGACAGCGGAGGCACCTGCGCTCACTGTGACACTTGTAGGCCACCAGGAAGAGGTGGGCCTGCCTGGTTTTGGTGATGGACTGGAGGACTGGCTTGCAGGCCTGCTTCTGGCAGAGGCAGGAAGGTAGAAGCGGGACTTAGGGAAACACACGGGGAAGACCCCTTCCGTTGCTTGGAAGGCTCGTGTGACCAAGGGTCCGCGCAGGCCTGTGGGCTCAGCGCTGCCACCCTCTTGCGATTCCTCGGTAGGGACCAGTGGGCCACTGAATGCCAGCTGCCTTCGGGGTGCTGTTGCGTGGCTGGAGCACAACGTCTCTGGCACAGAGAGCCCTGCCCAGCGTCTGAAGCAGCCCCTGCCACTCTCCAGTGCTGTGCCCTGCCTTGGCACCTGTCCCCATCTGACTGTAAATCACaggtgtctttgtttttttacatcgtttcttatgtttttaaggttatttatttttagagagaggggaagggttgtGCAAGAGAGAAAGAGTTTCCTCTTACCCcaacccagggacctggcctgcaactccggcatgtgacctgactgggaatcaaacccgtgacctttcagtttgcaggctggcactcaatcccaagccacaccagccagggcgatgtCTTTGTCTGTTTACTCACTGTGTCTCCAGCTGTGCGGTGCGCCCTCTGAGCCAGGGCTGTCAGGTTTTGTTTACCGCGTTCCCCACAGCACTGGGGGTGTGTGTCGAGTGATTGGATGCTCGTGGTCGAAGGTCCGTTACCTGAAGTTCTGGCGACATCTAACCCTGTCTCAGGGAAACACTCTTCCCTGAGAGTGCCCCAGGTGTATTTCTGCTGAGCCTTTGCTCACCTGGGGACCTCAGATCAGTCCTTTGTGTCTGCTCCGCTCACTTCTTCTCCCACCTGATTTCTGGTCTTGTCCCAGGGACACACCACGCTCACATACTGgatccccactgccctcccccgaGGCACCCGGCTCCTCCATGACTCCTGCATCTGTGTGTGCAGTTAGCgctgctgggctgccctccccacagcctcctgTCCTGGGCCAGGTCTCACTTCAAGCACACCCACACGCACGCCTCTCCCAGCACAGCCACACTCCTCCTCTGGGCTCTCGTGACAGCTGGGCAGCGCTTTCCCCAGGGAACGACGCTTTGACCCCTGGGACTGCGCAGGACAGGGCCCCTGGGGTGGAGTCGAGAGGAGGAGCAGAAGGCCCCACGTGGGCTGGGTCTGCCACGCTGGGGCACCGACCGAGGCAGCTCTGAGGACACGGCAGGCGCCTGCTCCCTGAACGCTGTCCCACTGTCGCTGGGctgcttctcccttctcctctctctgccactcGGTGTCCGCTCTTCTCACCCCACGGCTCTTCTGTCCGGGTGCCCTCGGCTCGCACACCCTGGCCTTCCAACGGCCCCAAGCGAACCTCATGTCACCCTCTCGCCAGCTCCACTGCTGGCTGCCAGGCCACCGCCACGCGCCCTCGTTCGTGCCCCTCAGAGAGAGAATTTAGCTCGCCCCTTCCCTTTTCCCGCCAGCCACCGGGTCTCTGACGTGACTGCAGGCTCGTGGCGCTTGGGTCAGGTCCCACCCCTTCGTCCAGTCGTCTCTGGTTGACGGGCTGAGCTGGTACGCAGCAGGCAGCCATGCAATCGGAAGCACATCCCCATGCTCggcagggctgtgggggcggcccctggaggaggagggtggggagggccggcAGGTGACAGCGCTGCTACCAGCCGTCTGTGTCTGTCCGTCCGTTCAGCAAAGGTGTACTGAGCTCATCTTCCACACCAAGTGTTAGTGCAAGGACTCGGACTCACAGACATTCCAGGTCCTTTCTTAACTAGCACTGCCGACCTCGCGAGGTGCGTGACCACCTTCCCCCTTTGGCACTCAGACTGAGCACCGAGAAGTGAGGGAACTTTGCCAAGGCCCACCTGCAGTTCCCAGCCCAGGCGGTCTGGCTCCGGGGGCTCCCCACCACTGTGTCAGCCACACGGGAGGGATCGAGGGACGGATGGGTggctggacagacagacagactggcTGGTGCAGTCATCACACGAGTCTCCTTAATGGTTTCTCACTCTAACACCAGGCTCCATGCCTGGAACGCAGACCTGCAGTAAACGTTTGAAAAGTAAgcgggtgaatgaatgaatggcagtATTTCTTGTGGCCTCAGATCACTATCTTTCCAACTGCTCTGTCTGTCACTGGCCTCATACGTCTGTCCCTTTGGCTGAAACAGAAAACCCACGAGCGGGCCCAAGCAACTGGCCCCTCACCCCAACGTCATCCGGGTCTTCCGCGCCTTCACCTCGTCTGTGCCGCTGCTGCCGGGGGCCCTGGCCGACTACCCGGATGTGCTGCCCCCACGCCTTAACCCCGGGGGCCTGGGCCACGGGCGGACGCTGTTCCTCGTCATGAAGAAGTGAGTAGCGGGTGTGTGGCGGGCCCTGGAGAGAGTGGGACTGGTCCCTGCCTGTGTCGCAGGGACGGGGTCCTCGCACTTGGGGAGAGAAGGCCATGCCGAGGGCACTTGCCTTGACGTTTTCCAGGAAAACAGAATGTTGCCTTCATTTAGAGCACACTGTTCActtagtgcctttttttttttttacacatcagtgtgtggttgtctctcgtacaacccccactggggaccctgcccacaacccaggcacgtgccctgaccgggaatcaaccGGCGACCCTTACTTAgttcacaggcgggcactcagtccactgagctgcaccagccagggctgcccagcGCTTTCAGTGCCGTTGACTGCTGCCCCTTCTCTGTGGCTGCCTTATCTGCGTGTTCTCCGTCCTCCTCCACCCCTGTGCCCCCGACGCTGCCGACGTGGCCATTCTAAGGAAATGAGCTCCTGCACCCTTACTGCCGACCTGTGCAGCCGGCTCTTCCTCGTTTCAGGGTAGTGGGTGGGGACGGGAAGGACACTGGGGCAAAAGGAAATCTGAAAGctccaggaagaggaggagagaccGTCATCCTAACAGTAAATAAGTCAGTGTGTGACGGAGGCCCGTGACCCTCTCCCCCAGCTACCCCTGCACCCTGCGCCAGTACCTCCGCGAGaacacccccagcccccgcctcGCCGCCGTGATGCTGCTGCAGCTCCTGGAAGGCGTGGACCATCTGGTTCAGCAGGGCGTGGCCCACAGAGACCTCAAGTCCGACAACATCCTCGTGGAGCTGGACACAGGTAGGCGCCTGGATGCTCCTCCGTGCCTCCGGGGGGCGCTAGACCTGAGCTCTGGGAACACAGGTCCTTTTCGTTTTTGTGTCCTATTACACGCTGTCTGTGTTTAGCTCTACACACAAGACACGTGCAATCTCTCGAGAGTGGAGGCTTTTGTTGTCTCTGTGGGATCTGTGGAGTGGTAGTTAACATTTCCAAGTTCCTTCTGTTGCCCACTTACAGAACCACCTCACTGGTGGATGGTTTTTTGGAAAAAGTACAAGAGAGGTGGACTTTGGCTCAGTGTAAGGAAGACTTTCCAAACTGTGAAAGATGTCCCAGCGCAAGCCCGGGTGCCTCTGGAAATAATGACGTCCCCGTCACTGGAAGCATTCCAGTAGAAACTGGATGGTTAGTTGTTTGCGAATACTGTAAAGTAGATTCATATCTGATCACTTTTGAAAtaggtttaaaataaataaacatgcaatTAAATTACTAAAGGAACGGGCTTTTAAAAGGAAGTCTCTCTGAATCCTTTCACAGATAACTAATTCCTAATGCACCTGTTTCTTAGGTTTGGACGTTTGGGGTTTCTCAGAGTATAAAGGCCGTCAGGGCCATGTGAGCCCAGCACGATGCTGAGTCAGTGACGGGCAGCCTCCGTCCTGGGGCAGGTCCAGTCACTGCGCTGTGGAGACCGAGCCAGGCGCACCCCGCTCTTCGCCTGGGGCTGTGTCTGGGAGCCTGGGTTTCCTAGGGCGCCTCTGTATTCGCGGGGCTGGCCCTGCCACTCAGCGGGCCGGgggccctcccatctcccctggCCCAGTCCGGAGCCCCTCTCACCGGT
This Phyllostomus discolor isolate MPI-MPIP mPhyDis1 chromosome 5, mPhyDis1.pri.v3, whole genome shotgun sequence DNA region includes the following protein-coding sequences:
- the PINK1 gene encoding serine/threonine-protein kinase PINK1, mitochondrial, giving the protein MAVRQALGRGLQLGRALLLRFTAKPGPAYGWGRPGPAGVRGRGERPGQAAGPVAEPRRLGLGLPDRYRFFRQSVAGLAARLQRQLVVRARGGAGPCGRAVFLAFGLGLGLIEEKQAEGRRAASACQEIQAVFTQKSKLPPDLLDSRRWRGFQLDEYLIGQSLGKGCSAAVYEAAMPVRPRSREEAKSAGLLPERGPDITRPGAEKGRAPQAPAFPLAIKMMWNISAGSSSEAILSEMGRELVPASRTALAGEYGAVTHRKPTSGPKQLAPHPNVIRVFRAFTSSVPLLPGALADYPDVLPPRLNPGGLGHGRTLFLVMKNYPCTLRQYLRENTPSPRLAAVMLLQLLEGVDHLVQQGVAHRDLKSDNILVELDTDGCPWLVISDFGCCLADERVGLQLPFPSWYVDLGGNSSLMAPEVATACPGPRTVVDYSKADAWAVGALAYEIFGLANPFYGRGGVHLESRSYQEAQLPALPESVPLGVRQLVRSLLQRDASKRPSARVAANVLHLSLWGEHTLALKNPKLDEMIGWLLQQSAATLLADRLAEKSCVETKMKMLFLANLEYEALCQAALLLDSWRAAP